In Fibrobacter succinogenes, a single window of DNA contains:
- a CDS encoding AAA family ATPase, translating to MMAKRLRQIAIYGKGGIGKSTTTQNLTAGLVEQGKHVLVVGCDPK from the coding sequence ATTATGGCAAAACGTTTACGTCAGATTGCAATTTATGGTAAGGGCGGCATCGGTAAATCTACTACGACTCAGAATTTGACCGCAGGCCTTGTAGAACAAGGTAAACACGTTCTTGTTGTCGGTTGCGACCCCAAG